A stretch of the Alnus glutinosa chromosome 6, dhAlnGlut1.1, whole genome shotgun sequence genome encodes the following:
- the LOC133870248 gene encoding uncharacterized protein LOC133870248, with the protein MGGEEWRKNAETHKMSPEEVKATGVEVSKRPPGNHPGRILHQRRTFPYSYTTMAIGGLLIAGAIGYFTLYVKKKPEATAGDVAKVAVGAAKPEDTRPRK; encoded by the coding sequence atggGAGGAGAGGAGTGGAGGAAAAATGCAGAAACCCACAAAATGAGTCCGGAGGAAGTAAAAGCCACCGGAGTGGAGGTCTCCAAAAGGCCACCCGGAAACCACCCGGGCAGAATACTGCACCAGAGGCGCACTTTTCCTTACAGCTATACCACCATGGCCATTGGGGGCCTCCTTATCGCTGGCGCCATCGGATACTTCACCTTATACGTCAAGAAAAAGCCTGAAGCCACTGCCGGAGACGTTGCCAAGGTGGCTGTGGGAGCCGCCAAACCTGAGGACACTCGGCCAAGGAAGTAG
- the LOC133870585 gene encoding putative pentatricopeptide repeat-containing protein At1g12700, mitochondrial, which produces MENKNHIVYRNPDPPILTFRHILKVENDGHFYIRSASGFLPLHQEMGTIAKSRNSLAFFFYHYCHSRDSFHRQNFYYCCSFSATSSKTTNSGRDIVESPNHFLKSVRDWCRSRSLRNLDDALGLFDRMLHIHPLPSIVDFTQLLTAIARIKHHSTVISLIKEMDLSGIAPDVYTLGILINCFYHLNQVDFGFSILARILKLGFQPNYIILCTLVKGLCLRGKIAEVMNLVNKMEKIGYKPDIITYGTIMNCLCKIGKTNEAIGLLRKMDEGNLNVVMYNTIIDSLCKDRLVTETLTFFSEMTNRGIQPNVFTYNSLIQGLCNFGRWNEVTKLLNEMVERKIMPDVYTFNILADTLGKEGMLKEVQEVFAVMIHRGIEPDTITYTSLIDGYCLQNRMDEAVKTFKMMVRKGCSPSIVSYSILIHGYCKNRRIDEAMSLFREMTNNGMIPNVVTYTTLIGGFCRVGRLKNALELLHEMQVCGQPPNCRTGAVLLDGLCKNLHFQEALALFHEMEDKMLDLNIVIYSILIDGMCNAGKLTTARELFNTLPTKGLQADVWTYNIMIKGLCKEGLLIEARELFEKMEENGCSPDHFTYNTIIQGFLQHNETLLVVKYIKMMINKGFSANATTVTILINLLSTNQADKTLQEFFQKSV; this is translated from the coding sequence atggaaaacaaaaatcacattGTGTATAGGAACCCAGACCCTCCCATCTTAACGTTCAGGCACATTTTGAAAGTGGAAAACGACGGCCATTTCTACATCAGATCTGCTTCTGGTTTTCTTCCACTACATCAGGAAATGGGTACGATTGCTAAGTCTAGAAACTctcttgctttcttcttctatcaTTATTGTCATTCAAGGGATTCTTTCCATCgtcaaaatttttattattgttgtagTTTTAGTGCTACTTCTTCTAAAACTACCAATAGTGGTAGAGATATTGTGGAAAGCCCCAATCATTTCTTGAAATCTGTGAGAGATTGGTGTAGATCTCGAAGCTTAAGGAATCTTGATGATGCCTTGGGCTTGTTTGATAGAATGCTTCACATACACCCTTTGCCTTCCATCGTGGATTTTACTCAATTGCTGACTGCAATTGCAAGAATAAAGCATCACTCAACCGTGATTTCTCTGATTAAAGAAATGGATCTCTCAGGAATTGCTCCCGATGTATATACTCTGGGCATTTTAATTAATTGCTTCTACCATTTGAATCAGGTAGATTTTGGCTTCTCTATCTTAGCTAGAATTTTGAAACTTGGTTTTCAACCAAACTATAtaattctttgtactcttgtcAAGGGGCTATGTCTTCGGGGTAAAATTGCTGAAGTTATGAATTTGGTTAACAAAATGGAAAAGATAGGCTACAAACCCGATATAATTACCTACGGAACGATAATGAATTGTTTGTGTAAAATAGGTAAGACCAATGAAGCTATTGGGTTGTTAAGAAAGATGGATGAAGGAAATCTTAATGTAGTGATGTATAACACAATCATTGATAGTTTATGTAAGGACAGATTGGTAACTGAGACTTTGACTTTTTTCTCTGAAATGACAAATAGAGGAATTCAGCCAAATGTTTTCACTTACAATTCTTTAATTCAAGGCCTATGCAATTTCGGCCGGTGGAATGAGGTAACTAAACTATTGAATGAGATGGTGGAAAGGAAAATCATGCCAGATGTGTATACATTCAACATATTGGCGGACACACTTGGCAAAGAAGGGATGTTGAAAGAAGTACAAGAAGTTTTTGCTGTGATGATTCATAGAGGCATAGAGCCTGACACAATCACTTACACTTCTTTGATTGATGGTTACTGTTTGCAAAATAGAATGGATGAAGCtgtcaaaacatttaaaatgaTGGTTAGAAAGGGTTGTTCGCCTTCTATTGTTAGCTATAGCATATTGATCCATGGATATtgtaaaaatagaagaattgATGAGGCAATGAGTCTCTTCCGTGAAATGACTAACAATGGCATGATTCCTAATGTTGTCACTTACACCACTCTTATAGGCGGGTTTTGCCGAGTTGGGAGACTTAAGAATGCACTAGAGCTACTCCATGAGATGCAAGTTTGTGGGCAACCTCCAAATTGCCGAACTGGTGCTGTTTTGTTAGATGGCTTGTGTAAGAATTTACACTTTCAAGAGGCACTGGCATTGTTTCATGAGATGGAAGACAAAATGTTAGATCTTAATATTGTGATTTACAGCATCTTGATTGATGGTATGTGTAATGCTGGGAAACTAACGACCGCAAGAGAACTCTTTAATACTCTTCCTACCAAAGGTTTGCAAGCTGATGTTTGGACTTACAATATAATGATCAAAGGGCTTTGCAAAGAGGGACTACTAATTGAAGCAAGGGAGCTATTtgagaaaatggaggaaaatgGTTGTTCACCTGACCATTTCACATATAACACAATCATCCAAGGCTTCTTGCAACATAATGAGACATTATTGGTAGTGAAATATATCAAGATGATGATTAACAAAGGTTTCTCGGCAAATGCAACCACTGTGACCATTTTGATCAACTTGTTGTCTACTAATCAGGCAGATAAAACATTAcaagaattttttcaaaaatctgtgtga
- the LOC133870586 gene encoding uncharacterized protein LOC133870586, giving the protein MVVFNEASRLIDEFSTFNRKESLLRAPVVQDLTGGKVWKPPEVGLWKVNWDASVNVNDGVIGLGCVIRNDEGLVMGAKCCVYKVQADSLLAKAMAALFAVDFCLDMGLANIVCEGDSLQIIKGICNVDEKLM; this is encoded by the exons ATGGTGGTGTTTAATGAAGCTTCTAGATTGATTGATGAGTTTAGTACTTTTAACAGGAAGGAGTCTTTGTTAAGGGCTCCTGTTGTTCAAGATTTAACTGGAGGTAAAGTTTGGAAACCTCCTGAAGTTGGTCTTTGGAAGGTGAATTGGGATGCATCTGTAAATGTGAATGATGGGGTGATTGGATTGGGTTGTGTTATAAGGAATGATGAGGGTCTCGTTATGGGGGCTAAATGCTGTGTATATAAAGTTCAGGCTGATTCTTTATTGGCAAAGGCCATGGCTGCTCTCTTTGCTGTGGATTTTTGCCTTGATATGGGCCTTGCTAATATTGTATGTGAAGGGGACTCTCTGCAGATCATTAAGGGGATATGTAATGTAGATG AGAAGCTAATGTAG